In the genome of Yersinia enterocolitica, the window GGAAATTATCATTCTCAGCCTGTAACTGGTCAAAATCTTCTTCATAGAACATTTCACGCCGTGAACGCGCACCATACCAAAAACTGATTTTACGCTTCGAATGTAGCCGCTTAAGCTGATCAAAAATATGCGAGCGCATCGGTGCCATACCCGCCCCTCCGCCAATAAAGACCATCTCGGCATCGGTATCTTTGGCAAAAAACTCACCAAATGGACCAGAGATAGTCACCTTATCACCGGGTTTTAGTGACCAGATATAAGAGGACATAATACCTGGCGGTGCATCAGGAACTGACGGTGGTGGCGTGGCAATACGCACGTTAAGCATGATAATGCCACGCTCTTCCGGGTAGTTTGCCATCGAGTAGGCACGCACCGTTGGTTCAACGACCACTGACTCGAACCGGAACAGATTGAATTTATCCCAATCACCGCGATATTCATCAGGCACATCGAAGTCCGCGTATTTAACAGTATGCGGTTCGGCCTCTATTTGGATAAAACCACCGGCACGGAATGGCACCACTTCACCATCTGGAATCTTCAGTTTCAGTTCTTTGATAAATGTGGCTTTATTATCATTAGAGATAACTTCACACTCCCACTTTTTCACCCCAAAGATTTCTTCTGGCAATTCAATTTTCAGATTTTGCTTAACGCTAACCTGGCAAGCTAACCGGCAGCCTTCTTTCGCTTCACGCTTTGAGATATGTGAAAGTTCCGTCGGCAGGATATCCCCGCCACCTTCTTTAATTGTCACGCGGCACTGCCCGCAGGAACCGCCACCACCACAAGCTGAAGAAACGAAAATACCTTGGCTGGAAAGCATGTTGAGCAGCTTATCCCCTGCCGGAGCGGTAAAACTTTTGTCCGCATCATCATTAACATCAACGGTAATATCACCGGTATTCACCAATTTTGATTTGGCAAATAGAATCATCACCGTCAATGCCAGTACGATGAGGGTGAACATCACTACGCCCAGAATTATTTCCATGAATTATTCCTGCCTTTATAAATTCACACCGGAGAAAGACATAAACCCTAAGGCCATCAATC includes:
- the nqrF gene encoding NADH:ubiquinone reductase (Na(+)-transporting) subunit F — translated: MEIILGVVMFTLIVLALTVMILFAKSKLVNTGDITVDVNDDADKSFTAPAGDKLLNMLSSQGIFVSSACGGGGSCGQCRVTIKEGGGDILPTELSHISKREAKEGCRLACQVSVKQNLKIELPEEIFGVKKWECEVISNDNKATFIKELKLKIPDGEVVPFRAGGFIQIEAEPHTVKYADFDVPDEYRGDWDKFNLFRFESVVVEPTVRAYSMANYPEERGIIMLNVRIATPPPSVPDAPPGIMSSYIWSLKPGDKVTISGPFGEFFAKDTDAEMVFIGGGAGMAPMRSHIFDQLKRLHSKRKISFWYGARSRREMFYEEDFDQLQAENDNFRWHVALSDPQPEDNWTGYTGFIHNVLLENYLKNHPAPEDCEFYMCGPPMMNAAVIKMLKDLGVEDDNIMLDDFGG